In Flammeovirgaceae bacterium 311, one DNA window encodes the following:
- a CDS encoding SMP-30/gluconolaconase/LRE domain-containing protein (COG1235 Metal-dependent hydrolases of the beta-lactamase superfamily I) produces MKNALLLLWMLIFTFTAFAQKAGSLQKAFEVQENDLIPEGIAYDAKSGNFYVGSINKSKILRITPRGAVSDFVRSNAWGSWGYLGLEVDPEQQVLWACRYFPAASADSAGWGGLFKFDLASGKLIDRYLLPKTDVSHLFNDLLLYEKDVYITDSEAGAVLKLNHQTDSLEYVVPAGKLSYANGITASPNGKELIVATAAGLVAVNPASGDFAPVGTPGYYIIGVDGLYTYKGALIGMQSIFKPETICKYVLDASGNKITDIEVLASNQPYFEKITTGAIKDKWLYFIANSYVSELDEEGRIKDKSRLKNLVVYRLALE; encoded by the coding sequence ATGAAAAATGCCCTGCTATTGCTCTGGATGCTGATTTTCACATTTACAGCCTTTGCCCAGAAAGCCGGATCCCTTCAAAAAGCCTTTGAAGTGCAGGAAAATGACCTTATTCCCGAAGGAATTGCCTACGATGCAAAGAGCGGTAATTTTTATGTGGGCAGCATCAATAAAAGTAAAATTCTGCGCATCACGCCCAGGGGTGCTGTGAGTGATTTTGTGAGGAGCAACGCCTGGGGAAGCTGGGGTTACCTGGGCTTAGAGGTAGATCCTGAACAGCAGGTGCTCTGGGCATGCCGGTATTTTCCGGCAGCATCGGCCGACAGCGCCGGCTGGGGTGGATTGTTCAAGTTTGATCTTGCCTCCGGGAAACTTATCGACAGGTACCTGCTCCCCAAAACAGATGTAAGTCACCTGTTCAATGATTTGCTGCTATACGAAAAGGATGTATACATTACTGATTCAGAGGCAGGGGCAGTCTTAAAGCTAAACCACCAAACCGATTCGCTGGAGTATGTGGTACCCGCCGGCAAGCTTTCTTATGCAAACGGCATTACTGCCTCACCCAATGGAAAAGAGCTTATTGTAGCTACTGCCGCCGGTCTGGTTGCTGTAAACCCTGCCAGTGGCGATTTTGCCCCTGTAGGCACGCCTGGTTACTATATCATAGGCGTTGACGGGCTCTACACCTACAAAGGCGCGCTTATAGGTATGCAAAGCATTTTTAAACCCGAAACGATCTGTAAGTACGTACTCGATGCATCAGGCAATAAGATCACAGATATTGAGGTGCTCGCCAGCAACCAGCCCTATTTTGAAAAGATCACCACAGGAGCCATAAAAGACAAGTGGCTGTACTTTATTGCCAACAGCTATGTATCTGAGCTGGATGAGGAAGGCAGGATCAAAGACAAAAGCAGGCTGAAAAACCTGGTGGTATACAGGCTGGCACTGGAGTAG
- a CDS encoding penicillin-binding protein, beta-lactamase class C (COG1680 Beta-lactamase class C and other penicillin binding proteins), whose translation MMNQKYVLWLLLLLSFHFNSETFAQRKKEKVYFPEAGNWEVRTPAAMGMDEAKLQNAIQFAIENEAKAPRNLKEAHYQSFGKEPFGDAIGPFKERGEPAGLVIRGGFIVAQWGDPAEVNMTYSVSKSFLSTVVGLAFDHGLIHQLNDAVHSYMAPIIPYSPTSSGNKADGLAQSEVLELFATAHNRKISWDHLLRQTSDWEGTLWGKPDWADRPEGEASTWRTRGRHEPGSVYKYNDVRVNVLALAATNVWRRPLPQVLKEQVMDPIGASSSWRWLGYENSWIILDGQPVQVVSGGAHWGGGMFISALDQARFGYLTLRRGRWKDKQILSENWIRQARTPTAANTGYGFMNYFLNTDKKLFPSAPETAFAHLGAGTNMVYVDEEHDLIVVARWIENKALDGLVARVLESIGK comes from the coding sequence ATGATGAATCAAAAGTATGTGCTATGGTTGCTCCTGCTTCTTAGCTTCCATTTTAACAGTGAAACTTTTGCCCAGCGAAAGAAGGAAAAGGTATACTTTCCGGAGGCTGGTAACTGGGAGGTAAGAACACCGGCAGCCATGGGCATGGATGAGGCGAAGCTGCAGAATGCCATACAATTTGCCATAGAAAACGAAGCGAAGGCACCCAGGAACTTAAAAGAAGCCCACTACCAGAGCTTTGGAAAGGAGCCTTTTGGCGATGCCATTGGTCCGTTCAAGGAGCGGGGAGAACCTGCAGGCCTCGTCATCAGGGGAGGATTTATTGTAGCCCAGTGGGGCGACCCTGCAGAAGTGAATATGACCTACAGTGTAAGCAAAAGCTTTTTATCGACGGTGGTGGGCCTGGCTTTCGACCATGGCCTGATTCACCAGCTCAACGATGCCGTGCATTCCTATATGGCTCCCATTATTCCATATTCACCAACTTCCAGCGGCAACAAAGCCGATGGGCTGGCGCAATCAGAAGTGCTGGAGCTTTTCGCTACAGCACACAACCGAAAAATAAGCTGGGATCACCTGCTGCGCCAAACCAGCGACTGGGAGGGTACGCTCTGGGGCAAGCCAGACTGGGCCGACCGGCCTGAAGGCGAAGCAAGCACCTGGCGTACCCGGGGCCGCCATGAACCAGGCAGTGTTTATAAATACAACGACGTGCGGGTAAACGTACTGGCACTTGCAGCTACCAATGTTTGGCGCAGGCCCCTCCCGCAGGTGCTAAAAGAGCAGGTGATGGACCCCATCGGCGCCTCCAGCAGCTGGCGCTGGCTGGGCTATGAAAACTCCTGGATCATTCTGGATGGCCAGCCGGTGCAGGTAGTAAGCGGAGGAGCACACTGGGGTGGGGGTATGTTCATCAGTGCACTGGACCAGGCCCGTTTTGGCTACCTGACACTGCGCAGGGGCAGGTGGAAGGATAAACAGATCTTATCGGAGAACTGGATCAGGCAAGCCAGGACGCCTACTGCTGCCAATACGGGTTATGGTTTTATGAATTATTTTCTGAATACTGATAAAAAGCTTTTTCCAAGTGCTCCGGAAACTGCCTTTGCCCATTTGGGAGCGGGCACTAACATGGTATATGTGGATGAAGAACATGATTTGATTGTTGTTGCCCGCTGGATAGAAAATAAAGCACTGGATGGTTTGGTTGCACGTGTGCTGGAGAGCATTGGTAAATAA
- a CDS encoding two component regulator three y domain-containing protein (COG3292 Predicted periplasmic ligand-binding sensor domain), translating to MIDYSSKMYRVTFFYGILLMLLLSVPTQGQRGIPLVKNFGTVDYGAGIQNWQIAQDSRGLIYIANNFGLLEYDGHLWRNYGAPSGTKVRCLTVSADDKVYVGSQGDFGYFAPNVQGTLQFTSLADSLPADKRNFDETWRVFQDGDKVFFCTFRQIFVYQNDKIWKILDPQAPLEPSFYVNHRLYVLLKGVGLMQYKGDKLEPLPDTEKLAQSSISAIIPYSQQQILITTFQNGIWLYDGHKLERWQTPAAPLLEPAIINDALLLKNGHFAFGTQSEGLIITDRNGVLQQQLTKERGFNNRTVLSLFQDSSDNLWVGMNNGISFVELSAPFRLLNEQAGLPGTGYTALLHHDTLYLGTNNGLYMLDASHAVPELVPGTRGQVYSIAQHGRHVLMGHHNGAFRISNQKAEPLYKASGFWMFKPLRQHPDKLIGGTYNGLTLFESTAADNQPRHLKALTGLEESARLMEQATDGSIWMVHGYKGAYNIRLSPNADSIVSAKHYNTSDGFPSNNRINVYRIENDLIFPAETGIYRYNTSTDRFVLDEKFTRLLGADNHVEIMKDDAFGNIYYVSSREIGMLRKDPVKGYIKETSQFNRLLGLLNDDLQNLTVLSDHSILLGAKEGFVHYNPFEQGSGDASFKTLIRTVQTTSGGDSLLYGGHGKGKSHSPELSHNANSLKFSFASTSYDALSRPRYQYYLEPYEQSWSAWTNQNEKEYTNLPEGKYTFHVRSQNSLGQESQEALYTLTILPPWYRTAWAYSLYVFVASAMLLLLLQFQHRRHKKEKDHIVRRQEEELSLRDTQLEEVARKSEEEINRLRNEKLLAEVEHKNRELATQTMSIITKNEFITDIKENLSSISKKSTNREVMQELQKIVRDIERTIDVDIDWEHFQYHFDQVHGDFSSRLRSSFPNLSPQEIKLCTYLRLNLSTKEIAQLLNISVRGVEISRYRLRKKLGLNREENLTDFMLKF from the coding sequence ATGATAGATTATAGCTCCAAAATGTACAGGGTTACCTTCTTTTATGGCATACTGCTGATGCTGCTTCTGTCAGTACCTACTCAGGGGCAAAGAGGTATTCCGCTGGTGAAGAATTTTGGCACTGTAGATTATGGTGCAGGTATACAGAACTGGCAGATAGCCCAGGACTCGCGCGGCTTAATTTACATAGCCAATAACTTTGGACTGCTGGAATACGATGGCCACCTCTGGCGTAACTATGGCGCTCCCAGCGGTACTAAAGTACGCTGCCTCACCGTTAGCGCCGATGATAAAGTATATGTAGGCAGCCAGGGTGACTTTGGCTATTTTGCTCCCAATGTGCAGGGCACCCTGCAGTTTACCTCCCTGGCAGACAGCCTGCCGGCCGATAAGCGAAATTTTGATGAAACCTGGCGGGTGTTTCAGGACGGAGATAAGGTATTCTTCTGCACCTTTCGGCAGATTTTCGTCTATCAGAACGATAAAATCTGGAAAATACTGGATCCTCAGGCACCTCTGGAGCCTTCTTTTTATGTAAACCACCGCTTGTATGTGCTGCTCAAGGGTGTAGGGCTGATGCAGTACAAAGGCGATAAGCTCGAGCCCCTGCCGGATACCGAAAAACTGGCCCAGAGCAGCATTTCGGCCATTATCCCCTATAGTCAGCAGCAGATCCTGATTACTACTTTTCAGAACGGGATCTGGCTGTACGATGGCCACAAACTGGAGCGCTGGCAAACACCTGCTGCACCCCTGCTGGAACCTGCCATCATCAACGATGCCCTGTTGCTTAAGAATGGCCATTTCGCCTTTGGCACACAAAGCGAAGGCCTTATCATTACAGACCGAAACGGGGTGCTTCAGCAACAGCTAACCAAGGAAAGAGGTTTTAACAACCGTACCGTGCTAAGCCTTTTTCAGGATAGCAGCGATAATTTATGGGTAGGCATGAACAATGGTATTTCCTTTGTGGAACTTAGTGCTCCTTTCCGGCTGCTTAACGAACAGGCAGGTTTACCCGGCACAGGCTATACAGCCCTGCTGCACCACGATACACTCTATCTGGGCACCAACAATGGTTTATACATGCTGGATGCCAGCCATGCTGTTCCCGAGCTGGTACCTGGCACCCGAGGGCAGGTATACAGCATTGCCCAGCATGGCAGGCATGTGCTCATGGGGCACCACAACGGTGCCTTCCGCATTAGCAATCAAAAGGCAGAGCCGCTCTATAAAGCAAGTGGATTCTGGATGTTCAAGCCCCTTCGACAACACCCCGATAAACTGATCGGAGGAACTTACAACGGGCTTACGCTTTTCGAAAGTACTGCTGCAGATAATCAGCCACGGCACCTGAAAGCGCTCACCGGCCTTGAGGAATCGGCCCGCCTGATGGAACAGGCAACAGATGGCAGCATCTGGATGGTTCATGGCTATAAGGGTGCCTACAACATACGCCTTTCTCCCAATGCCGACAGTATTGTATCCGCAAAACACTATAATACCTCGGACGGCTTCCCCTCTAACAACCGCATCAATGTGTACCGCATTGAAAACGACCTCATTTTTCCGGCAGAAACAGGCATATACCGCTATAATACCTCCACCGATCGCTTCGTGCTTGACGAGAAGTTTACCCGTCTGCTGGGTGCCGATAATCATGTGGAAATCATGAAAGACGATGCCTTTGGCAACATCTACTATGTCAGCAGCAGGGAAATAGGCATGCTGCGCAAAGATCCGGTCAAGGGTTATATAAAAGAAACCTCCCAGTTTAACCGACTGCTTGGCCTGCTCAACGACGACCTGCAGAACCTGACCGTGCTTAGCGACCACAGCATTTTGCTGGGCGCCAAGGAGGGCTTCGTTCATTACAATCCCTTTGAACAGGGGTCTGGAGACGCCTCCTTTAAAACACTCATACGCACCGTACAAACCACCAGCGGTGGAGATTCCCTGCTCTATGGCGGGCATGGTAAAGGCAAAAGCCACAGCCCTGAGCTTAGCCACAATGCTAACTCCCTGAAATTCTCCTTTGCCAGCACCAGTTACGATGCTTTAAGCCGGCCGCGCTACCAGTATTACCTGGAGCCTTACGAACAAAGCTGGTCAGCCTGGACCAACCAGAACGAGAAGGAATATACCAATTTGCCTGAAGGTAAATATACCTTTCATGTGCGCAGCCAGAACAGCCTAGGGCAGGAAAGCCAGGAGGCTCTGTATACCCTAACGATTCTGCCTCCCTGGTACCGCACCGCCTGGGCGTATTCACTCTATGTATTTGTAGCCAGTGCCATGTTATTGCTGCTGCTGCAGTTCCAGCACAGGCGCCACAAAAAGGAAAAAGACCATATTGTGCGCCGACAGGAGGAAGAGCTTAGCCTGCGCGATACGCAGCTGGAGGAAGTGGCACGCAAATCTGAAGAAGAGATTAACCGCCTGCGCAATGAAAAGCTGCTGGCCGAGGTGGAGCATAAAAACCGTGAGCTTGCCACCCAAACCATGAGCATTATTACAAAAAACGAGTTTATTACCGATATCAAGGAGAACCTGAGCAGCATCAGCAAGAAATCTACCAACCGTGAGGTGATGCAGGAGCTGCAAAAGATTGTGCGCGATATTGAGCGCACCATTGATGTTGATATTGACTGGGAGCATTTCCAGTACCATTTCGATCAGGTGCATGGCGATTTTTCGAGCCGCCTGCGCAGCAGCTTTCCGAACCTTAGTCCGCAGGAGATTAAGCTTTGCACATATCTGCGCCTGAACCTTAGCACCAAGGAAATCGCCCAGCTGCTCAATATTTCTGTGCGGGGGGTGGAGATAAGCCGCTACCGGCTACGCAAAAAGCTGGGGCTTAACCGTGAAGAAAACCTGACGGACTTTATGCTGAAGTTTTAG
- a CDS encoding Calcium-binding EF-hand-containing protein, with translation MADTSTTTTPTTGTTTTTGTTSTTTGTTGTVGTTGTTGTTGTTGTVGTTGTANDGYTTTDRVSNTDMGYSSWDTNADNRIDRTEFDTRMSDDATYQNWQNNQGQFTQNEFNQGIYDRWDADRDGYINSDEYNTGNAAWETQYGNNFSTWDQNRDNRLDTNEFNSGMTQTGVYNEWDRDRDGTINDTEFNEGTFNTWDSNRDGYLDDNEYNNADYDNWSGNSINNRGTGTGINNEY, from the coding sequence ATGGCTGATACCAGCACAACGACTACTCCTACAACAGGTACCACTACTACAACCGGAACTACCTCTACAACAACTGGTACCACAGGAACAGTAGGTACTACCGGAACTACTGGTACCACGGGCACTACTGGTACAGTTGGTACAACAGGAACTGCTAATGATGGCTACACCACCACCGATCGTGTATCTAACACCGATATGGGATATTCCAGCTGGGATACAAATGCCGACAACAGAATTGACAGAACCGAGTTTGATACCCGCATGAGCGATGATGCTACTTATCAAAACTGGCAGAATAACCAGGGACAATTTACCCAGAATGAATTCAATCAGGGTATTTATGACCGCTGGGACGCTGATCGTGATGGCTACATCAATAGTGATGAGTATAATACTGGTAACGCTGCCTGGGAAACTCAATATGGTAACAACTTCTCCACCTGGGATCAGAACCGCGACAACAGGTTAGATACAAATGAGTTTAACAGTGGTATGACACAAACCGGTGTATACAATGAATGGGACCGCGACAGAGACGGCACTATTAACGACACCGAGTTTAACGAAGGTACTTTTAATACCTGGGACAGCAACCGGGATGGTTACCTGGATGACAATGAGTATAACAATGCTGATTATGACAACTGGTCAGGCAACAGCATAAACAACAGAGGTACTGGTACAGGCATTAACAATGAGTACTAG
- a CDS encoding secreted protein, protein MKLPTVHYLGGRYFCNTLCALVLLCAAVGGVKAQTYQSQRMGLAAYNVGINALLGGVGAAINKKPEQTLGNAFLKGLGKGAVGGLLIHQAKAVTYQIYAQEKLGWAWPARITNAIGSSIVQNAAANRGMLDRMHLNLWIVRADYDFKDRQFLLRAVPSTLAGAVYMHKYGSLNFSRSLQTGLFFYDIPSQKLINTTQVGHAVASSIAVGTPDFGEFNYHQVVAHEVMHNLQYEGAVWLNPYFNRIDQPLKERYAWYKTFSRYIYLDFNYLASSPLRLIGTKSPCHLGSFLEKEAQHYAARMYIECQEEYSGIELQNTSGN, encoded by the coding sequence ATGAAATTACCCACTGTACATTACCTGGGAGGGCGGTACTTTTGTAATACATTATGTGCCCTGGTACTGCTATGTGCTGCTGTGGGAGGAGTAAAGGCGCAGACCTACCAGTCGCAGCGCATGGGCCTGGCTGCATACAATGTTGGCATCAACGCGCTGCTTGGGGGTGTTGGAGCTGCTATCAATAAAAAGCCTGAACAAACCCTGGGTAATGCTTTTTTGAAGGGTTTAGGCAAAGGGGCGGTAGGAGGCCTGCTCATTCATCAGGCAAAGGCAGTGACCTATCAGATCTATGCGCAGGAAAAATTAGGATGGGCCTGGCCGGCCAGGATTACCAATGCCATAGGAAGCTCAATTGTGCAAAATGCGGCAGCAAACCGAGGTATGCTTGACAGAATGCACCTCAATCTGTGGATTGTCCGGGCTGATTACGATTTTAAAGATCGGCAGTTTTTGCTGAGAGCAGTACCTTCAACACTGGCAGGAGCTGTGTACATGCATAAGTACGGCAGCTTAAACTTTTCCAGATCTCTGCAAACAGGTTTGTTCTTTTACGATATTCCATCCCAAAAACTGATCAATACCACACAGGTGGGGCATGCGGTGGCGAGCTCCATTGCAGTAGGTACACCTGATTTTGGAGAGTTCAATTACCACCAGGTAGTAGCACATGAAGTAATGCATAACCTGCAGTACGAAGGTGCCGTGTGGCTGAATCCTTATTTTAACAGGATCGATCAGCCGCTGAAGGAGCGGTATGCCTGGTATAAAACCTTTTCGCGCTATATTTATCTGGACTTTAATTATCTGGCCAGCAGCCCTCTGCGGCTAATTGGCACCAAGAGCCCCTGTCATCTGGGCAGCTTCCTGGAAAAAGAAGCCCAGCATTATGCCGCCCGTATGTACATAGAGTGCCAGGAGGAATACAGCGGCATTGAACTGCAGAACACCAGCGGAAACTAG
- a CDS encoding PA-phosphatase-like phosphodiesterase — protein sequence MKTRLKYLLSAALLFLCLLGMAGCTKEASPEEYNRQASDPGLLHSCSQQLTNVIVHDIFKPPVASRIYAYSFLAAYEALQPLSVQHASLAGKLNGFAAAPAPEAGKTYCYPLASTKAFVEVGKALTFNQEMWQSFEKDFYQQYEDMGIPAEVYERSAAYGEQIAKHILAYAAEDNYKITRGYRHTLSHKPGCWVPTPPTYAEACEPRWNTIRTFTLDSAAQFGPPPPAAYQLEKDSEFYKLTLEVYELDKSLTEEQKNIAYFWDDNPFVTTILGHAAFAEKKMTPPGHWIEIARTVAQDQNISMPDAAEAYALSAIALYDAFIACWDAKYKTDRIRPVTVINSTIDEDWMPFLETPGFPEYVSGHSTISAAAGRILSHKLGNEVAFTDSTEYKWGHGVRSFTSFEQAYWEASISRVYGGIHYRDGVEEGTYLGERIGEWVWAKTKGTPADVIAVQPASSGRTTLEASTK from the coding sequence ATGAAAACAAGGCTTAAATATCTGTTGTCTGCTGCGCTGCTCTTCCTGTGTTTGCTGGGAATGGCAGGCTGTACCAAAGAAGCTTCGCCCGAGGAATATAACCGGCAGGCTTCGGATCCCGGCCTGCTGCACAGCTGCTCACAGCAGCTCACTAATGTAATAGTACATGATATATTTAAGCCGCCTGTTGCCAGCCGTATCTACGCCTACTCATTTCTGGCAGCCTATGAGGCCCTGCAGCCGCTATCGGTCCAACACGCTAGTTTAGCCGGTAAACTGAATGGTTTTGCGGCCGCTCCGGCTCCGGAAGCCGGCAAAACCTACTGCTACCCGCTTGCAAGCACTAAAGCCTTTGTAGAGGTGGGCAAGGCGCTTACATTTAACCAGGAGATGTGGCAAAGCTTTGAAAAAGACTTCTACCAACAGTATGAAGATATGGGCATTCCGGCCGAAGTGTATGAAAGGTCTGCCGCCTATGGCGAGCAGATCGCCAAGCATATACTGGCCTATGCGGCAGAAGATAATTACAAGATTACCCGCGGATACCGGCATACTTTAAGCCATAAACCAGGCTGTTGGGTGCCTACACCTCCTACCTATGCCGAAGCCTGCGAACCCCGCTGGAATACCATCAGAACCTTTACCCTTGATTCTGCCGCTCAGTTCGGGCCTCCGCCACCTGCCGCATATCAGCTGGAAAAAGACAGTGAATTCTACAAACTCACGCTGGAGGTATATGAGCTTGACAAAAGCTTAACCGAAGAGCAGAAGAACATTGCCTATTTCTGGGATGATAATCCATTTGTTACTACCATACTGGGACATGCTGCTTTTGCGGAAAAGAAGATGACCCCTCCCGGCCACTGGATAGAAATAGCCAGAACTGTAGCACAGGACCAAAATATCAGCATGCCGGATGCGGCAGAAGCTTATGCCTTATCTGCCATAGCCCTGTACGATGCCTTTATTGCCTGCTGGGATGCTAAATATAAAACCGACAGAATTCGTCCTGTTACGGTAATCAACAGCACGATTGATGAAGATTGGATGCCTTTTCTGGAAACTCCCGGTTTTCCTGAATACGTAAGTGGCCACAGTACCATATCGGCAGCTGCCGGGCGTATACTAAGCCATAAATTAGGCAATGAGGTAGCCTTTACCGACTCTACCGAATATAAGTGGGGGCATGGCGTTCGTTCCTTTACTTCCTTTGAACAGGCCTACTGGGAAGCCTCCATCAGCCGTGTATACGGTGGCATACACTACCGTGATGGTGTAGAAGAAGGTACTTACCTGGGCGAGCGTATAGGAGAATGGGTATGGGCCAAAACCAAAGGTACTCCCGCTGATGTAATTGCAGTCCAGCCTGCATCATCTGGCAGAACAACCCTCGAAGCCTCTACAAAATAA